A window of the Lactuca sativa cultivar Salinas chromosome 5, Lsat_Salinas_v11, whole genome shotgun sequence genome harbors these coding sequences:
- the LOC111881869 gene encoding uncharacterized protein LOC111881869 — translation MPRPGPRPFECVRRSWHSERHQPIRGSIIQQIFRVVHENHSPGTKKNREWQEKLPLVVLKSEEIMYSKANSEAEYVNPETLWDRLNDAIDTIIRKDDTMENGEFLPACVEAALNLGCVQVRSSRSQRNSNTRSYLSSRNQDSGRNLNVPNVQRPDSEANKDIRPNSNFTPPGSSFYPPSFDNFPRNMVPFENKTSSIYPLYHGFHLQPRPPHMGFHTTPQNSGSIILGTPVFRAARAACEPSHSERLFSFDRDTDDGNGSGSKKESGPELVECDLSLRLGPVSSSEKEKGLTTCVDDVDFGRLKGKEFCFFPLNSEGEGVENLGTDVRKRKMVGESGSFLQLHPDFNEQMKRRGL, via the exons ATGCCAAGGCCTGGACCTAGACCATTTGAATGTGTGAGAAGATCTTGGCACAGTGAGCGACACCAACCCATTAGAGGCTCCATCATTCAACAGATTTTTAG AGTTGTACATGAAAACCATAGTCCTGGTACCAAAAAGAACAGAGAATGGCAAGAGAAGCTCCCTTTGGTTGTCTTGAAATCTGAAGAAATTATGTACTCCAAAGCCAATTCCGAG GCCGAATACGTAAACCCGGAAACGTTGTGGGATCGATTGAATGATGCCATTGACACGATAATTAGGAAAGACGACACCATGGAAAACGGCGAATTTTTACCCGCTTGCGTTGAAG CTGCCCTTAATTTGGGTTGTGTTCAAGTAAGATCATCAAGAAGCCAAAGAAACAGCAACACCAGAAGCTATCTAAGCTCAAGAAATCAAGATTCTGGTCGAAATCTTAACGTACCAAATGTTCAAAGACCAGATTCAGAAGCTAATAAGGATATAAGACCGAATTCCAATTTTACCCCTCCAGGTTCCTCCTTTTATCCTCCCTCATTTGATAATTTTCCAAGAAACATGGTACCCTTTGAGAATAAAACCTCTTCAATTTACCCTTTATACCATGGTTTTCATCTTCAACCTCGACCACCCCACATGGGATTTCACACTACTCCCCAAAACTCGGGCAGCATAATCCTTGGCACACCAGTTTTCCGGGCAGCCCGGGCAGCCTGTGAGCCTTCTCATTCTGAAAGATTGTTTTCATTCGATAGAGACACTGATGATGGTAACGGGTCAGGGTCAAAAAAAGAATCTGGACCCGAATTGGTGGAATGTGACTTGTCTCTAAGATTGGGTCCTGTTTCAAGTAGTGAAAAAGAAAAAGGGTTGACTACTTGTGTAGATGATGTTGACTTTGGTAGACTTAAAGGAAAGGAGTTTTGTTTCTTTCCTTTGAATTCAGAAGGTGAAGGAGTTGAGAATTTGGGGACAGATGTTAGGAAGCGGAAGATGGTAGGGGAATCAGGGAGTTTTTTGCAATTACATCCGGATTTTAATGAGCAAATGAAAAGAAGAggtttgtag
- the LOC111881879 gene encoding actin-related protein 6, translated as MSSNVVVLDNGGGLIKAGIGGERDPTTVVPNCTARPLSSKKFLLADQLLSPTEDLTSAVLRRPFDRGYLINQDLQSTIWSHIFSSLLHVTPSSSSLLLTEPLFNLPSIQRATDEIVFEEFNFQSLFVSDSPSLVHLYEASRRPYDVVSKAQCSLVVDVGFSFTHVAPVFQNFTVNYGVKRMDLGGKALTNYLKELVSYRSINVMDETFLMDDVKEKLCFVSTDVARDLQIARRRGNDNYFRSTYVLPDGITHIKGFVKDPVEAQRHLTLSENGELPHEGTEEDDQTEVKSKPTERNKVDLTKNEFSLSNERFLVPEMIFRPADLGMNQAGLAECIVRAVNSCHPHLHPVLYESIILTGGSTLFPNFAKRLESELRPLVPDVYQVKITTQEDPILGVWRGGSLLASSPDFDAMCVTKAEYEELGSSRCRRRFFH; from the exons ATGTCCTCGAACGTCGTGGTTCTCGACAACGGTGGCGGTCTAATTAAGGCAGGTATCGGCGGTGAGCGTGATCCAACAACCGTAGTCCCAAACTGCACTGCTCGACCGCTTTCCTCCAAGAAATTCCTGCTAGCGGACCAACTTCTGTCTCCAACGGAAGACCTAACCTCCGCCGTTCTCCGTCGTCCCTTCGACCGCGGTTACCTCATCAACCAAGACCTCCAATCGACCATCTGGTCACACATCTTCTCTTCTCTCCTACACGTCACACCTTCCTCCTCGTCACTCCTCCTCACCGAACCCTTATTCAACCTCCCTTCAATCCAACGCGCCACCGACGAAATCGTCTTCGAGGAGTTCAATTTTCAATCACTGTTCGTCTCCGATTCACCGTCTCTAGTTCACTTATACGAGGCCAGTAGACGCCCTTACGACGTCGTGTCGAAGGCGCAATGTAGCCTAGTGGTGGACGTAGGGTTCAGTTTCACTCACGTAGCCCCGGTTTTCCAGAACTTCACTGTGAATTACGGCGTGAAGAGGATGGATTTGGGCGGGAAGGCATTGACGAATTACTTAAAAGAACTAGTGAGCTATCGGTCTATTAATGTCATGGATGAAACCTTCTTAATGGATGATGTCAAAGAAAAACTATGCTTTGTTTCAACAGATGTCGCTCGTGATTTGCAGATAGCTAG GAGACGTGGAAATGACAATTACTTTAGGTCTACATATGTGCTTCCTGATGGAATCACACACATAAAGGGATTCGTGAAAGACCCTGTTGAAGCACAAAGACATCTTACATTATCTGAAAATGGTGAACTCCCACACGAAGGAACTGAAGAAGACGATCAAACAGAAGTTAAAAGCAAACCAACAGAAAGAAACAAAGTCGATCTTACCAAAAAT GAATTCAGCTTGAGCAATGAGCGATTTCTTGTCCCTGAAATGATCTTTCGTCCAGCAGATTTGG GAATGAATCAAGCTGGATTGGCAGAATGTATTGTAAGGGCTGTCAATTCATGTCATCCTCATCTTCATCCTGTGCTGTATGAAAG TATAATTTTAACGGGTGGAAGCACGTTATTTCCAAATTTTGCCAAAAGACT AGAAAGTGAGCTGCGACCTCTTGTTCCGGATGTGTACCAAGTGAAAATAACAACTCAAGAAGA TCCCATATTGGGGGTGTGGCGAGGGGGATCACTATTGGCTTCTAGTCCTGATTTTGATGCAATGTGTGTCACAAAGGCTGAATATGAGGAGCTTGGGTCTTCACGTTGTCGTAGGCGATTCTTTCATtag